In one Arachis duranensis cultivar V14167 chromosome 9, aradu.V14167.gnm2.J7QH, whole genome shotgun sequence genomic region, the following are encoded:
- the LOC107466728 gene encoding mannose-specific lectin alpha chain-like: MGVSFNLNKFVPNNSKDIIFQGDATITDHNVIRLTNLDSDGNPLGNRVGRILFSNTMHLYDHSGFRAGFETTFIFRISKPYNSEFAPGPGDGLAFFITNAGTEIPPESSGKFLGLFNDASDKIVAIEFDTFSNFEIGDPNYPHIGVNINSIRSSAIGYWNWHDGAVTTAKITYNSALKRITVSVSTYLDNQPDTLTYDIDLSTILPEKVVVGLSASTGQFSQNTEILSWTFKSN; encoded by the coding sequence ATGGGTGTCTCCTTTAACTTGAACAAATTTGTCCCTAATAACTCCAAGGATATCATATTCCAAGGAGATGCAACCATTACCGATCATAATGTCATTCGACTCACCAACTTGGACAGCGATGGCAATCCACTAGGAAATAGAGTTGGCCGAATTTTATTCTCCAACACTATGCACCTCTACGACCACAGTGGCTTCCGAGCAGGCTTTGAAACCACTTTCATCTTTCGCATCTCAAAACCCTACAATAGCGAATTTGCTCCCGGACCTGGTGACGGTCTTGCCTTCTTCATTACTAATGCCGGCACTGAAATTCCACCTGAATCTTCTGGAAAGTTTCTCGGCCTCTTTAATGATGCATCTGACAAGATTGTTGCTATTGAATTTGATACCTTTTCCAATTTCGAGATTGGAGATCCCAATTATCCCCATATCGGAGTTAACATCAACTCTATCAGGTCATCAGCTATTGGTTATTGGAACTGGCATGATGGAGCCGTAACCACTGCAAAGATAACATATAACTCTGCCCTTAAGAGGATAACTGTCAGTGTTTCTACATATCTCGACAACCAACCCGACACTCTTACTTACGACATCGACTTGAGCACTATACTTCCTGAAAAGGTTGTGGTAGGGCTATCTGCTTCTACTGGGCAATTCTCGCAAAATACCGAGATTTTATCTTGGACCTTCAAGTCCAACTGA
- the LOC110272445 gene encoding uncharacterized protein LOC110272445, whose protein sequence is MAVIETDDGSLSLLSLISLFSDLSHLVLQSSLSVATSSTVASSSMESKRLLCHLSYIGISSLPAKTQLIKAREQQQQQQQQQGKFCMVLLVRYLHKFQGRSQQLPGSTLDIKSEINPVLNPRAAGPEGSLISMPDLVNGSFSSVGIKSRQQQFDFEGVATHNFLLRYWYLMVQRMCQLDNQMQ, encoded by the exons ATGGCG GTTATTGAAACAGATGACGGCTCGCTCTCCCTTCTATCTCTGATCTCCCTCTTCTCTGATCTTTCTCATCTCGTCCTCCAATCCTCTCTCTCCGTAGCTACCTCTTCCACCGTCGCTTCCTCTTCAATGGAATCGAAG AGGCTTCTCTGCCATCTAAGCTATATTGGAATATCTTCTCTGCCAGCTAAG ACACAATTAATTAAAGCTAGGGAgcaacagcagcagcaacagCAACAGCAGG GCAAGTTTTGCATGGTGCTGTTGGTGCGATATCTCCACAAGTTCCAAGGTCGTAGTCAACAATTACCAGGGTCTACTCTG GACATTAAGAGTGAGATTAATCCGGTTTTAAATCCCAGAGCTGCGGGGCCTGAAGGATCACTAATAAGCATGCCTG ATTTAGTTAACGGGAGTTTTTCTTCTGTCGGGATCAAATCAAGGCAGCAACAATTTGACTTTGAAGGGGTGGCCACTCACA ATTTCTTGCTAAGATATTGGTACTTGATGGTTCAAAGGATGTGCCAGTTGGACAACCAAATGCAATAA
- the LOC107466737 gene encoding uncharacterized protein LOC107466737 isoform X1, which translates to MAEVDEKFCCCRCWSWLRMLPVQSICCQSHDNCLADLSGALHCDAVMNFKFSRTKCYPAAAAKNRHLCESLADSCFPISQGPSASRLHELFIHQFCDAYTCSGKQKPFSRGGKEQSSFFRLAAGALILVLLPVFYLFLYLVQSDMKGRTQELRRISKAGWKGKPS; encoded by the exons ATGGCTGAAGTTGATGAGAAATTCTG TTGTTGTAGGTGTTGGAGTTGGCTGAGAATGCTTCCGGTTCAATCAATTTGCTGCCAG AGTCATGATAATTGCTTGGCTGATTTATCTGGAGCATTGCATTGTGATGCTGTTATGAATTTCAAGTTCTCTAGAACTAAGTGTTATCCAGCAGCTGCTGCAAAAAACCGTCACCTATGTGAG AGTCTTGCTGACAGTTGCTTTCCCATAAGCCAGGGGCCATCAGCAAGCCGTCTTCATG AATTGTTTATACACCAGTTTTGTGATGCTTACACCTGCTCAGGGAAACAGAAGCCTTTCTCTAGAGGAGGCAAG GAGCAAAGTAGTTTCTTCCGCCTGGCTGCTGGAGCATTGATCTTGGTGCTACTTCCTGTgttctatctttttctttatcttgtTCAAAG TGATATGAAGGGTCGAACTCAGGAGCTTCGTCGCATCTCAAAAGCAGGATGGAAAGGCAAGCCGTCATGA
- the LOC107466737 gene encoding uncharacterized protein LOC107466737 isoform X2, producing the protein MAEVDEKFWCWSWLRMLPVQSICCQSHDNCLADLSGALHCDAVMNFKFSRTKCYPAAAAKNRHLCESLADSCFPISQGPSASRLHELFIHQFCDAYTCSGKQKPFSRGGKEQSSFFRLAAGALILVLLPVFYLFLYLVQSDMKGRTQELRRISKAGWKGKPS; encoded by the exons ATGGCTGAAGTTGATGAGAAATTCTG GTGTTGGAGTTGGCTGAGAATGCTTCCGGTTCAATCAATTTGCTGCCAG AGTCATGATAATTGCTTGGCTGATTTATCTGGAGCATTGCATTGTGATGCTGTTATGAATTTCAAGTTCTCTAGAACTAAGTGTTATCCAGCAGCTGCTGCAAAAAACCGTCACCTATGTGAG AGTCTTGCTGACAGTTGCTTTCCCATAAGCCAGGGGCCATCAGCAAGCCGTCTTCATG AATTGTTTATACACCAGTTTTGTGATGCTTACACCTGCTCAGGGAAACAGAAGCCTTTCTCTAGAGGAGGCAAG GAGCAAAGTAGTTTCTTCCGCCTGGCTGCTGGAGCATTGATCTTGGTGCTACTTCCTGTgttctatctttttctttatcttgtTCAAAG TGATATGAAGGGTCGAACTCAGGAGCTTCGTCGCATCTCAAAAGCAGGATGGAAAGGCAAGCCGTCATGA
- the LOC107466729 gene encoding uncharacterized protein LOC107466729, with protein sequence MENLGILEVQVAHISLEMADKTMKKPYGLVEDVLVKVKNHYILANFIVLDIGEDEDDCVIIQRSFLATAKALINVAKGEMVFQLREDYILFKISNPNFPSNKKEIIVQHLVCQPSLSMQSSAEPQTSILSLVLGSPQQALSTKKWEVTLRVNEDDFVLNAVKAMQHPDTPKECMSIDIIDSLVEEVNIVKRLEEKLDDIFMMPSLTWRRQKKGRRP encoded by the exons ATGGAGAATCTGGGAATCCTTGAGGTACAAGTTGCAcacatctcattagagatggcagacaagaccATGAAGAAGCCATATGGCTTAGTGGAGGATGTTTTGGTCAAGGTTAAAAACCACTACATCCTTGCAAACTTCATAGTCTTGGACATTGGAGAGGATGAGGATGACTGTGTCATCATTCAAAGATCATTCTTAGCTACTGCAAAAGCCTTGATTAATGTAGCTAAGGGAGAAATGGTTTTCCAATTAAGAGAGGACTACATCTTATTCAAGATATCCAATCCTAATTTTCCCTCTAATAAGAAAGAGATAATTGTGCAACACCTAGTGTGCCAACCCTCTCTTTCTATGCAGAGCTCTGCAGAGCCCCAGACATCAATTCTAAGTCTGGTATTGGGCAGCCCTCAACAAGCTCTAAGCACAAAG AAatgggaagtaaccctgagagtcaatgaggatgactTCGTGCTGAATGCTGttaaagctatgcagcatccagacaccccaaaggAGTGTATGAGCATTGATATCATTGATTCCCTAGTGGAAGAGGTGAACATAGTTAAGAGACTTGAAGAAAAGTTGGATGACATCTTTATGATGCCAAGCCTAACTTGGAGACGCCAGAAGAAAGGAAGGAGACCTTAA